One part of the Vidua macroura isolate BioBank_ID:100142 chromosome 14, ASM2450914v1, whole genome shotgun sequence genome encodes these proteins:
- the LOC128814536 gene encoding V-set and immunoglobulin domain-containing protein 4-like isoform X1: MGEVGRIVVFVMIFISCNALLDLSSVHQVTGTWMGSTTVPCTYVPSEGFTQQTLRWSVERDSSTSTIFQRDGSGDHILLSKFRGRVSVPKYSPGDASLLIQNLEMPDSGHYTCQVVWRSTDNSLITKEVTTTVKVVKVAATKPIIRAGEPGLTLPAGASTSLTCEAGGSPPISYRWFRSGPAGKAELLSTGAELAWPSLRPSDSGTYFCEAQNRAGAGAVQRSDAVQLSVTDLATTTAALQRSGGTTGGHHSTTGQEGSSDTEHTVTDPVPTTRVSRRDTAPVGPFTDTGSPRLAPSPLLYGLPAALGGVALGALLAAGLGWWRRRRRKEEPLYEVAFRSTADVALLHPEVEVPVKCLQEETCSSTEKITVKDRKSPEYENLVTAMESQYETEGI, encoded by the exons ATGGGAGAAGTTGGGCGGATAGTGGTGTTTGTGATGATTTTCATCAGCTGCAACG CCCTCCTGGATCTGTCTAGTGTCCACCAGGTCACGGGCACATGGATGGGATCCACCACTGTTCCATGTACCTATGTGCCTTCAGAAGGTTTCACGCAGCAAACGCTCAGGTGGAGCGTGGAGAGGGACTCCAGCACCTCTACCATCTTCCAGAGGGACGGCTCTGGTGACCACATCTTGCTGTCTAAATTCCGAGGCCGAGTCAGTGTCCCAAAGTACAGCCCAGGGGATGCCTCACTCCTCATTCAGAACCTTGAAATGCCCGACAGTGGACACTACACTTGTCAAGTCGTCTGGAGGTCTACAGATAACAGCTTGATAACAAAAGAGGTGACCACTACAGTTAAAGTTGTCAAAG TGGCAGCCACCAAGCCCATCATCAGAGCTGGAGAGCCGGGGCTGACGCTGCCGGCCGGagccagcaccagcctgaccTGCGAGGCCGGCGGCTCCCCTCCCATCAGCTACCGCTGGTTCCGGAGCGGCCCGGCGGGCAAAGCCGAGCTCCTGAGCACCGGGGCTGAGCTGGCGTGGCCCAGCCTGCGGCCCTCGGACAGCGGCACGTACTTCTGCGAGGCACAGAACAgggctggggccggggccgTGCAGCGCAGCGATGCTGTGCAGCTGAGCGTGACAG ATCTGGCCACAACAACAGCGGCCTTGCAGAGGAGTGGGGGAACCACGGGGGGACACCACTCAACCACCGGTCAGGAAGGCAGTAGTGACACGGAGCACACAGTGACAG ATCCAGTCCCAACGACACGGGTCTCCAGGAGGGATACTGCTCCAGTGGGGCCTTTCACAGACACAG GTTCCCCGCGGCTCGCACCGTCCCCGCTGCTGTACGGGCTGCCGGCCGCGCTGGGCGGCGTCGCGCTGGGCGCGCTGCTggcggcggggctgggctggtggcggcggcggcggaggaaGGAGG aaccTCTCTATGAAGTTGCTTT CCGCAGCACTGCAGATGTCGCCCTGCTGCACCCTGAGGTGGAAGTCCCTGTTAAGTGCCTACAGGAGGAAACGTGCTCTAGCACTGAAAAGATCACCGTGAAAGACAGGAAAAGCCCTGAGTATGAGAACCTTGTGACTGCAATGGAATCTCaatatgaaacagaaggaaTTTAG
- the LOC128814536 gene encoding V-set and immunoglobulin domain-containing protein 4-like isoform X2, translating to MGEVGRIVVFVMIFISCNALLDLSSVHQVTGTWMGSTTVPCTYVPSEGFTQQTLRWSVERDSSTSTIFQRDGSGDHILLSKFRGRVSVPKYSPGDASLLIQNLEMPDSGHYTCQVVWRSTDNSLITKEVTTTVKVVKVAATKPIIRAGEPGLTLPAGASTSLTCEAGGSPPISYRWFRSGPAGKAELLSTGAELAWPSLRPSDSGTYFCEAQNRAGAGAVQRSDAVQLSVTDLATTTAALQRSGGTTGGHHSTTGQEGSSDTEHTVTDPVPTTRVSRRDTAPVGPFTDTEPLYEVAFRSTADVALLHPEVEVPVKCLQEETCSSTEKITVKDRKSPEYENLVTAMESQYETEGI from the exons ATGGGAGAAGTTGGGCGGATAGTGGTGTTTGTGATGATTTTCATCAGCTGCAACG CCCTCCTGGATCTGTCTAGTGTCCACCAGGTCACGGGCACATGGATGGGATCCACCACTGTTCCATGTACCTATGTGCCTTCAGAAGGTTTCACGCAGCAAACGCTCAGGTGGAGCGTGGAGAGGGACTCCAGCACCTCTACCATCTTCCAGAGGGACGGCTCTGGTGACCACATCTTGCTGTCTAAATTCCGAGGCCGAGTCAGTGTCCCAAAGTACAGCCCAGGGGATGCCTCACTCCTCATTCAGAACCTTGAAATGCCCGACAGTGGACACTACACTTGTCAAGTCGTCTGGAGGTCTACAGATAACAGCTTGATAACAAAAGAGGTGACCACTACAGTTAAAGTTGTCAAAG TGGCAGCCACCAAGCCCATCATCAGAGCTGGAGAGCCGGGGCTGACGCTGCCGGCCGGagccagcaccagcctgaccTGCGAGGCCGGCGGCTCCCCTCCCATCAGCTACCGCTGGTTCCGGAGCGGCCCGGCGGGCAAAGCCGAGCTCCTGAGCACCGGGGCTGAGCTGGCGTGGCCCAGCCTGCGGCCCTCGGACAGCGGCACGTACTTCTGCGAGGCACAGAACAgggctggggccggggccgTGCAGCGCAGCGATGCTGTGCAGCTGAGCGTGACAG ATCTGGCCACAACAACAGCGGCCTTGCAGAGGAGTGGGGGAACCACGGGGGGACACCACTCAACCACCGGTCAGGAAGGCAGTAGTGACACGGAGCACACAGTGACAG ATCCAGTCCCAACGACACGGGTCTCCAGGAGGGATACTGCTCCAGTGGGGCCTTTCACAGACACAG aaccTCTCTATGAAGTTGCTTT CCGCAGCACTGCAGATGTCGCCCTGCTGCACCCTGAGGTGGAAGTCCCTGTTAAGTGCCTACAGGAGGAAACGTGCTCTAGCACTGAAAAGATCACCGTGAAAGACAGGAAAAGCCCTGAGTATGAGAACCTTGTGACTGCAATGGAATCTCaatatgaaacagaaggaaTTTAG
- the LOC128814616 gene encoding V-set and immunoglobulin domain-containing protein 4-like: MGMVLRAAVLLGSLLHCSAFLDLSGPSEIKGVWKESITLPCAYVPVEDLVQQTLTWTVVHNEGSGTIFRRDDSGDHVLLSEYRNRVSIPKDAPGNVSLLILSLEISDRGTYTCQVTWRDSNNSLIAKEITTSLEVVKVAATKPIIRAGEPGLTLPAGASTSLTCEAGGSPPISYRWFRSGPAGKAELLSTGAELAWPSLRPSDSGTYFCEAQNRAGAGAVQRSDAVQLSVTDLPITATTPESGVGYPGKNETVHDFQRTGLSLYLVILIAVVCGAVVFLVISLIICIRKPKDAQVYDVKFHNLKAAASSSTGHYEEPISATENSYVMELGENKVSEEVNNVSDSVANPQESEYEVGDTS; the protein is encoded by the exons ATGGGAATGGTGCTGCGAGCAGCCGTGCTCCTGGGTTCCCTTCTCCACTGCAGCG cttttctggaCCTGAGTGGCCCCAGTGAGATCAAAGGGGTCTGGAAGGAGTCTATCACTCTGCCTTGTGCCTATGTGCCTGTGGAGGACCTTGTGCAGCAAACCCTCACCTGGACTGTGGTACATAACGAGGGTTCAGGCACCATCTTTCGGAGGGATGACTCCGGGGACCACGTTCTCCTGTCTGAGTACAGGAACAGAGTCAGCATCCCAAAGGATGCCCCAGGAAATGTGTCTCTCCTCATCCTGAGCCTGGAGATCTCTGACAGAGGGACCTACACTTGCCAGGTCACCTGGAGAGACAGCAACAACAGCCTGATAGCAAAGGAGATCACCACCAGTTTGGAGGTTGTTAAAG TGGCAGCCACCAAGCCCATCATCAGAGCTGGAGAGCCGGGGCTGACGCTGCCGGCCGGagccagcaccagcctgaccTGCGAGGCCGGCGGCTCCCCTCCCATCAGCTACCGCTGGTTCCGGAGCGGCCCGGCGGGCAAAGCCGAGCTCCTGAGCACCGGGGCTGAGCTGGCGTGGCCCAGCCTGCGGCCCTCGGACAGCGGCACGTACTTCTGCGAGGCACAGAACAgggctggggccggggccgTGCAGCGCAGCGATGCTGTGCAGCTGAGCGTGACAG ATCTGCCCATAACAGCAACGACTCCTGAGAGTGGTGTGGGATATCCAGGGAAGAATGAAACAGTTCATG ATTTCCAGAGGACTGGCTTGTCCCTGTACCTGGTCATCCTGATTGCTGTGGTGTGTGGTGCTGTGGTTTTCCTTGTCATCTCTCTTATCATTTGCATTAGAAAGCCCAAAGATG ctcaaGTCTATGATGTAAAATT CCATAACttgaaagcagcagcttcttcAAGCACAGGTCATTATGAGGAACCCATCTCTGCCACTGAAAACAGCTACGTGATGGAGCTTGGGGAAAACAAAGTCTCTGAAGAAGTAAATAATGTGTCTGACTCTGTTGCAAACCCCCAGGAATCTGAGTATGAAGTAGGGGACACTTCCTGA